CAGTAGGCGCCGAGCCAGCCGGTGAGGTCGAGCAGGTCCCGCTCGTCGGGGCTGAGCGCCGCCTCgcagccgctctcctcggaggaGCACGGCGAGCCGGGCGCCGAGGAGCCGAAGGAGGGCGACGCCGACGAGTAGCCGCCgacggcgccgcggggcggggggaaggcggcggcggcggcggcgtcgtgCTCGGCGAGGAGGCGCTGCAGGGCGCGGATGTACTCGACGGCGGAGCGGAGGGTCTCCACCTTGCTCATCTTCTTGCTGGCGGCGCCGTGGGGGACGTGCTGCCGCAGCGCCGCGAAGCCCAGGTTCACCAGCCGCACGCGGTTCCTCTCCCGCTCGTTGCGCCGcgccacggccgccgccgccgccccgccgggtcCCGGTCCgtgccccggtcccggcccgggTCCCGGTCGCGGCAGCGCGGCGAAGGCCAGGCGCCGCTTGCAGCGCAGCAGCTCGGGCGAggcgggccgccgccggccgccgcgggggggcaggggggcggcgggcggcggcggcagctgcaggGTGCCGCCGTTCATCGCCGCGCAGCCACGGGGCGAgcggagaagggaagggagaggggaggaaaaaaaagaaagcaacagcaaaaaaatagCAAACGCGGTAAAAATGCAAAAgcaaggagaagagagaaaaacagcgTGCAATGATGCGGCGGGAGAGCggcgcccgctccccccgccgggAGCGTGCCCGGCGCGTGGGGGCCGCCTCGctgcgcgccgctccgcgcctctgccgccgccgccgccgccgcccgccccttaTCAacacgcgccgccgccgcccgccgccgcccgccgcgcgcggggcccccgccggccGCACGCGCCGCGCCacgcgcgccggccccgcgccccgcgcgcgcctccgcccccgcgcgcccggcgcgtgccgccgcccgcccgcccccccccccccgcggggggtgcgcgcctccccgctcctccgcTGGGGggttttccctcctccttccgattcctctttttttttctttttttctttctggtaagGGGAGAGGAGCCGCGTCTGAGGCAGCGCGGCCACCCGCATTCTCAAGTGTCCCCCCCCGCCACCTAAAAAAAAGCAacccccggggggctgcgggcccgCGGCACTGACTGAAGCGCCCCCGCCCGTGAGTTAAAAAGAAGTTTTGCCGCAAATATTCGGCCTCGGCTTGGGGGAGGCACCCTAAGCTGCGGAGCGGGGGCAGCAAAACTGGGGCGCGCGGCAGAAGCCGCGTGGAGGGAGGCAGGTGCTCCGCGCTGGTTTTTAGGTGCTCCCCGGGTTtaaacgcccccccccccggctgtggTGGGTGCTCACTCCCCTCTGAAACAGCGGTCGCCTGCTCCGCAGCTCCCACCGCGCCTCCCGTGTCCCAGAAGTGTGCCGGCTGGGAGGAGGGATGGACTTTGGCTATCTGTTCCCGCTTTTTTTGGCAGGGAACAGGTACCGAAACACGGCGCTCTGTCCCCTTCGCTACCCTGAACGTCGCTGGTGCTGTTCGTAGGTTATGTCCAAGCTTTCGCCTCAAGGTGAGTCGCAGGGGAAGGCTgttccctccttttccccctcaTTCCTGCTCCACGTCCCTGACGCTTCCCTTGCGCTGGGTGCAGCCCTGGTGCAGCTGGAGGAGGTAGGCTGAGCTGGCTGCTCCAACGGCCTCcagaaacagtaataaaaagggATATCCGTGCTTTCTAGGTGTGATGGAGAGGGGTAGGGACCCGCCGAGCAGGAGGCAAGACAGCCAGCCTTTTCGGCTGGGCTCGCCCTGCCTGGGTGTGAGGCACGGCCCAGGGCCAGTCCCGCAGCCCCCTTCTCCACCTTACTGGTGCCTTAGCTGTGTCTTTGTAAATCTCTATTCATTGTTTTGCAGGGGTATTTATGGAGCTCTATCCTGCAGCAAggcaattctttttaaaaaaaggattgtTTTTAGCAGTGTCTGTTTGAATAGCTGGCAGTTAGTTGTATGACAGGACACTGCTGCAGCCCAATCGGCATCGAGGCTGCAATTCTCGAAAATGAGAGCCGGCAGCTCCTCTCAGTGGGAGTTTGCAGGTGCTTCGCATTTCTGGAAATCCCACCCAAATGTGCATCAAATGCAGAACCCACATTCAGTAGCTACCTGTTTTTGTCCATGCCGTAGACCTGGGAAAAAACGTGCGCAGCAGCATGGTTGGTTTAAAAGGTTTGGCCCACGTAGAGTAGCTCATGACGTGCAGAGCAATCTTGCGAATGCCAGTGCCTAGCGGGATTTTGCCTCAGGAGCTCCTCAGCCAAGTTCGGGGGAGTTACTTTTGCATTTATTGTGTGCTTGCGTGTTACACAGTTACTTCTGTGCACAAGTATTTACAGGATCATTTCCTCAGCTCAAGCTGCTCAAGGCAGGCACTTGTCTTCAATATCTGCCAAGTCGGCTTTGCTAGCACAAGGAGTTTATCTCGCACCAACTAGCAATTGTAGCTAGATAGAAAGCGTTATTACGGCAACAGAGCAATACTGATGTTCAcggtctttaaaaagaaattctgatCCAAGTATTTCTGTGAGGAAAGAGGAAGCTCCTTTCTTTGAAGATGTGCAAGAGAAAACCTTCTATACTGGAGTAATACTCAAGAGTAACAACTGGGTTTTTGTCATACAAAAATAACTCCagggaatttttttaaattaataacgCACAGTTCAAACATCAGTAAATCCAGTCTCAAGGGAGAACATGCAGCTTCCAGCCCAAATGCTTCCACACTTAATGCTTATGCACAGGCTCAGCTACAAACTTGACTGGTCCAGATTGGCTTTGGGGCTACTGATCACAAGGCGTGTTGCTAGCCAGATGCGTGTTTGTAGGATCTGGGCctgcataaag
This is a stretch of genomic DNA from Apteryx mantelli isolate bAptMan1 chromosome 4, bAptMan1.hap1, whole genome shotgun sequence. It encodes these proteins:
- the ASCL2 gene encoding achaete-scute homolog 2 — its product is MNGGTLQLPPPPAAPLPPRGGRRRPASPELLRCKRRLAFAALPRPGPGPGPGHGPGPGGAAAAAVARRNERERNRVRLVNLGFAALRQHVPHGAASKKMSKVETLRSAVEYIRALQRLLAEHDAAAAAAFPPPRGAVGGYSSASPSFGSSAPGSPCSSEESGCEAALSPDERDLLDLTGWLGAY